One window of the Streptomyces asoensis genome contains the following:
- a CDS encoding DUF6328 family protein: protein MWGELIQEIRVAQTGVQILFGFLLTVVFTPRYADLQHVDQVIYIVTVVLGACATGALIGPVSLHRLVSGRRVKPQAVRWASRLTFVGLLLLLATMTASLLLILRVATHDEFVPYLVAGVFTWYALCWFVLPLWTRRRYTTD from the coding sequence ATGTGGGGGGAGCTGATCCAGGAGATCAGGGTCGCCCAGACGGGCGTGCAGATCCTCTTCGGCTTCCTGCTGACCGTCGTGTTCACGCCGCGCTACGCGGACCTCCAGCACGTCGACCAGGTCATCTACATCGTGACCGTGGTCCTGGGCGCCTGCGCGACGGGCGCCCTCATAGGTCCCGTCTCCCTGCACCGCCTGGTCTCCGGGCGGCGGGTGAAACCGCAGGCGGTGCGGTGGGCGTCCCGGCTGACCTTCGTCGGCCTGCTCCTGCTGCTCGCCACCATGACCGCCTCGCTGCTGCTGATCCTGCGCGTGGCCACCCACGACGAGTTCGTGCCCTATCTCGTCGCGGGTGTGTTCACGTGGTACGCGCTGTGCTGGTTCGTGTTGCCGCTGTGGACCCGCCGCCGCTACACGACGGACTGA
- a CDS encoding aldo/keto reductase, protein MDEREFGRSGQHASVVGLGTWQLGADWGDVDDKEALTVLEAAAESGVTFFDTADVYGDGRSEQTIATFLSGRPDLHVLVATKMGRRVDQIPENYVLANFRAWNDRSRRNLGVDRIDLVQLHCPPTPVYSSDEVFDALDTLVEEERIAHYGVSVETCAEALTAIARPGVASVQIILNPFRLKPLYEVLPAARAAGVGIIARVPLASGLLSGKYTKDTVFPENDHRAYNRHGESFDQGETFSGVDYATGVEAAVEFAALAPEGYTPAQLALRWIIQQPGVTTVIPGARSPEQARANAAAAKLPELTEETLAAVRDLYDRRVKEQVEGRW, encoded by the coding sequence ATGGACGAGCGCGAATTCGGTAGGTCTGGTCAGCACGCATCCGTCGTCGGTCTCGGCACCTGGCAACTGGGCGCCGACTGGGGAGACGTCGACGACAAGGAGGCCCTCACCGTTCTGGAGGCGGCGGCCGAGTCCGGGGTGACCTTCTTCGACACCGCCGACGTATACGGCGACGGACGCAGCGAGCAGACCATCGCCACGTTCCTGAGCGGCCGGCCCGACCTGCACGTGCTGGTCGCCACCAAGATGGGCCGCCGCGTCGACCAGATCCCCGAGAACTACGTCCTGGCCAACTTCCGCGCCTGGAACGACCGCTCCCGCCGCAACCTCGGCGTCGACCGCATCGACCTGGTGCAGCTGCACTGCCCGCCCACCCCCGTCTACTCCAGCGACGAGGTCTTCGACGCGCTCGACACCCTCGTCGAGGAGGAGCGCATCGCGCACTACGGCGTCAGCGTGGAGACCTGCGCCGAGGCCCTCACCGCGATCGCCCGGCCGGGGGTGGCGAGCGTGCAGATCATCCTCAACCCGTTCCGGTTGAAGCCCCTGTACGAGGTGCTCCCGGCGGCCCGTGCGGCCGGCGTCGGCATCATCGCCCGCGTCCCGCTCGCCTCCGGCCTGCTCTCCGGCAAGTACACCAAGGACACCGTCTTCCCGGAGAACGACCACCGCGCCTACAACCGGCACGGCGAGTCCTTCGACCAGGGCGAGACGTTCTCCGGTGTCGACTACGCCACCGGCGTCGAGGCCGCCGTCGAGTTCGCGGCCCTCGCGCCCGAGGGGTACACGCCGGCCCAGCTGGCGCTGCGCTGGATCATCCAGCAGCCCGGCGTGACCACCGTCATCCCGGGCGCGCGCTCGCCCGAGCAGGCCCGCGCCAACGCCGCCGCCGCCAAGCTCCCGGAGCTGACCGAGGAGACCCTCGCGGCGGTCCGCGACCTCTACGACCGGCGCGTCAAGGAGCAGGTCGAGGGACGCTGGTAG
- a CDS encoding cholesterol oxidase substrate-binding domain-containing protein encodes MTDRSVSNHQPGDPSWTRRGFLGTAAAALLGAPVLVAADPAVAAQQLPDFPPDVPLSRTAYRNWDGEITVTGLWACAPEDPAQAVDVVNWAYRHGWTVRPRGASHGWSPLTVPEGLPADAPVLLVDTAAHLTGLALAAADEVRAGAGVTLEVLLTYLEGHGLGVTAAPAPGDLTLGGALAVDAHGTAVPARGEQRLPGQTYGSLSNRVLSLTAVVWDADSGAYALRTYRRDEADCAALLTHLGRSLVTEVVLRVGANSNLRCVSRTDIPAKELFAAPGTDGRSLAGFLEAEGRVEAIWFAFTEFPWFKVWSVEPAKPLTSRRVTSPYPYPFSDNVPTPVADLAGRMVSDAAWYLAPVLGNAQLDVAALGLVATLSADIWGPSKNTLLYIRPTTLRVHANGYAVLTGRDQVQRVVSEFTSFYRERLTAYAALGRFPVNGSVEIRVTGLDDPAEAGLTGARAPSLSALRPDPDHPEWDTAVWLDVLTLPGTPYADAFYRELEHFLLSAYDGTHARTRVEWSKGWGYTDEAAWSDGEVLGTAVPESFGGAWDEAAAVLERLDPHRVFRAPLHGRLFP; translated from the coding sequence GTGACCGATCGTTCAGTGAGCAACCATCAGCCGGGGGACCCCTCCTGGACCCGCCGTGGCTTCCTGGGCACCGCGGCCGCCGCCCTGCTCGGCGCGCCCGTCCTGGTGGCCGCCGATCCGGCCGTCGCGGCGCAGCAGCTACCGGACTTTCCCCCGGACGTGCCCCTCTCCCGCACGGCGTACCGCAACTGGGACGGCGAGATCACCGTGACCGGCCTGTGGGCCTGCGCGCCCGAGGACCCAGCCCAGGCGGTGGACGTCGTCAACTGGGCCTATCGGCACGGCTGGACGGTCCGGCCCCGGGGCGCCTCGCACGGCTGGTCGCCCCTGACCGTCCCGGAGGGGCTGCCCGCGGACGCGCCGGTCCTGCTCGTCGACACCGCCGCGCATCTGACCGGCCTGGCCCTGGCGGCGGCCGACGAGGTGCGGGCCGGGGCGGGGGTCACGCTGGAGGTTCTGCTCACCTACCTCGAAGGGCACGGCCTCGGCGTCACCGCCGCACCGGCCCCCGGGGACCTCACGCTGGGCGGCGCCCTCGCCGTCGACGCGCACGGCACCGCCGTACCGGCACGGGGCGAGCAGCGGCTGCCCGGACAGACGTACGGCTCGCTCAGCAACCGCGTGCTCTCCCTGACGGCCGTGGTGTGGGACGCGGACAGCGGGGCCTACGCCCTGCGGACGTACCGCCGCGACGAGGCGGACTGCGCGGCGCTGCTCACGCATCTCGGGCGGTCGCTGGTCACCGAGGTGGTGCTGCGGGTGGGGGCGAACAGCAACCTGCGGTGCGTGAGCCGTACGGACATTCCGGCGAAGGAGCTGTTCGCGGCGCCCGGCACGGACGGACGGAGCCTGGCCGGCTTCCTGGAGGCCGAGGGGCGGGTCGAGGCCATCTGGTTCGCGTTCACCGAGTTCCCCTGGTTCAAGGTGTGGTCCGTCGAACCGGCCAAGCCGCTCACCTCGCGGCGCGTGACGTCGCCGTACCCCTACCCCTTCTCCGACAACGTGCCGACGCCGGTGGCGGACCTGGCCGGGCGGATGGTTTCGGACGCGGCCTGGTATCTCGCGCCGGTGCTCGGCAACGCCCAGCTCGACGTGGCCGCGCTCGGGCTCGTGGCGACCCTGTCGGCGGACATCTGGGGGCCGTCGAAGAACACGCTGCTGTACATCAGGCCGACCACCCTGCGGGTGCACGCCAACGGGTACGCGGTCCTGACCGGCCGGGACCAGGTCCAGCGTGTCGTCTCCGAGTTCACCTCCTTCTACCGGGAGCGGCTGACCGCGTACGCCGCCCTGGGCCGCTTCCCGGTCAACGGGTCGGTGGAGATCCGGGTGACCGGTCTCGACGATCCGGCGGAGGCCGGACTCACCGGTGCCCGGGCGCCGTCGCTCTCCGCGCTGCGGCCCGACCCGGACCACCCGGAGTGGGACACGGCCGTGTGGCTGGACGTGCTGACGCTGCCGGGGACGCCGTACGCCGACGCGTTCTACCGCGAGCTGGAGCACTTCCTGCTGTCGGCGTACGACGGCACGCACGCCCGCACCCGGGTGGAGTGGTCGAAGGGCTGGGGGTACACGGACGAGGCCGCGTGGAGCGACGGGGAGGTGCTCGGGACGGCGGTGCCGGAGTCCTTCGGCGGCGCGTGGGACGAGGCGGCGGCCGTGCTGGAACGACTGGACCCGCACCGGGTGTTCCGCGCGCCCCTGCACGGGCGGCTGTTCCCCTAG
- a CDS encoding TetR family transcriptional regulator produces the protein MSAVSTPSDASAATDPPAPARRDAEATKAAILRAARYFLARQAHADITLKAVAERAGVSAPLVLKYFGNKDALFARVMSFEEDADALLDAPLAELGSHMVRHVVASQRERGADPVLRIAFAPLHGDHGDILRANFRTQVTERLAARLIGPDPGIRAELAVATVLGLGVMFGIARGSELRAAPIEQIVDRYGPTVQAHLDSP, from the coding sequence ATGAGTGCCGTGAGCACTCCATCCGACGCCTCGGCCGCGACCGACCCGCCGGCCCCCGCCCGGCGCGACGCCGAGGCGACCAAGGCGGCGATCCTGCGCGCCGCCCGGTACTTCCTCGCCCGCCAGGCACACGCCGACATCACCCTCAAGGCCGTCGCGGAGCGCGCCGGGGTGAGCGCGCCGCTGGTCCTGAAGTACTTCGGCAACAAGGACGCGCTGTTCGCCCGGGTGATGTCCTTCGAGGAGGACGCCGACGCCCTGCTCGACGCCCCGCTGGCCGAGTTGGGTTCGCACATGGTCCGGCACGTGGTGGCGAGCCAGCGCGAGCGCGGCGCCGACCCCGTGCTGCGCATCGCGTTCGCGCCCCTGCACGGCGACCACGGCGACATCCTGCGCGCCAACTTCCGCACCCAGGTCACCGAACGTCTGGCCGCCCGCCTCATCGGCCCCGACCCGGGGATCCGCGCCGAACTCGCCGTCGCCACCGTGCTCGGCCTGGGCGTGATGTTCGGCATCGCCCGCGGGAGCGAGCTCAGGGCGGCACCGATCGAGCAGATCGTCGACCGGTACGGGCCGACTGTCCAGGCCCACCTGGACAGTCCCTGA
- a CDS encoding MFS transporter, producing the protein MASPAPIPAPAGGAAGLRTRLTIPVLAYCGILMAVMQTVVVPLLPDLPRLTGASAGAVSWMVTASLLSGAVLTPVLGRAGDMYGKRRVLVASFGLMAAGSVICALTSDIGVLIAARTLQGAASSVVPLSISILRDELPPERRGSAVALMSSTVGIGAALGLPAAAVVVQYANWHVMFWVTAALGATGVALIRWAVPESPVREPGRFDVTGALGLAAGLISLLLAVSQGGQWGWGSARIVGLFLFAVIVLGLWWWHQLRAEQPLVDLRLVSRPRVGLSHVAALLTGFAFYANSLVTAQLVQAPEASGYGLGLSIVQTGLCLLPGGITMLLFSPLSARISETRGPRITLALGAAVIASGYALRIVDSRDLWMIMVGATVVATGTTLAYSALPSLILRAVPPGQTASANGFNVLMRTIGQATSSAAVAAVLVHHTGLVGGVPVPTLHGYLLAFGVAGAVALAAGAVALTIPGDAGPDDTRRVRGRTRPVSDGALEGA; encoded by the coding sequence ATGGCGTCGCCCGCTCCGATACCCGCCCCGGCCGGGGGAGCCGCCGGCCTGCGGACCCGGCTCACCATCCCGGTCCTGGCGTACTGCGGCATCCTCATGGCGGTCATGCAGACCGTCGTCGTCCCGCTGCTGCCCGACCTGCCCCGGCTGACCGGCGCCTCGGCGGGCGCGGTCTCCTGGATGGTGACCGCCTCGCTGCTGTCCGGCGCGGTCCTCACCCCCGTCCTCGGCCGCGCCGGGGACATGTACGGCAAGCGGCGGGTGCTGGTCGCCTCGTTCGGCCTGATGGCCGCCGGCTCGGTGATCTGCGCCCTGACCTCCGACATCGGCGTGCTCATCGCGGCCCGGACGCTCCAGGGCGCCGCGTCCTCCGTCGTCCCGCTGTCCATCAGCATCCTGCGCGACGAACTGCCGCCGGAACGCCGGGGATCCGCCGTGGCGCTGATGAGCTCCACCGTGGGGATCGGCGCCGCGCTCGGGCTGCCGGCGGCGGCCGTCGTCGTGCAGTACGCCAACTGGCACGTGATGTTCTGGGTGACCGCCGCGCTGGGCGCCACCGGTGTCGCGCTGATCCGGTGGGCGGTGCCGGAGTCGCCCGTGCGCGAGCCCGGCCGGTTCGACGTGACGGGGGCGCTCGGGCTGGCCGCCGGGCTGATCAGCCTGCTCCTCGCCGTGTCCCAGGGCGGCCAGTGGGGCTGGGGGAGCGCCCGGATCGTGGGTCTGTTCCTCTTCGCCGTGATCGTCCTCGGCCTGTGGTGGTGGCACCAGCTGCGCGCCGAACAGCCCTTGGTGGACCTGCGGTTGGTGTCCCGGCCGAGGGTGGGCCTGTCCCATGTGGCGGCGCTCCTGACCGGCTTCGCCTTCTACGCGAACTCCCTGGTGACCGCCCAGTTGGTGCAGGCGCCCGAGGCGAGCGGGTACGGACTCGGGCTGTCCATCGTCCAGACGGGCCTGTGCCTGCTGCCCGGCGGCATCACCATGCTGCTGTTCTCGCCGCTCTCCGCCCGCATCTCCGAGACACGCGGGCCGCGGATCACCCTCGCCCTCGGCGCCGCCGTCATCGCCTCCGGGTACGCCCTGCGCATCGTCGACAGCCGTGACCTGTGGATGATCATGGTGGGGGCGACGGTCGTGGCGACCGGCACCACCCTCGCCTATTCGGCGCTGCCCTCGCTGATCCTGCGCGCCGTCCCGCCCGGACAGACCGCCTCGGCGAACGGCTTCAACGTGCTGATGCGGACGATCGGCCAGGCCACCTCGAGCGCCGCCGTCGCCGCCGTCCTCGTGCACCACACCGGCCTCGTCGGCGGAGTACCGGTGCCGACCCTGCACGGCTATCTGCTGGCGTTCGGCGTCGCGGGCGCGGTGGCCCTGGCCGCGGGCGCGGTGGCGCTCACCATCCCCGGCGACGCCGGACCGGACGACACACGGCGTGTCCGCGGCCGTACCCGCCCCGTCAGCGACGGGGCGTTGGAGGGAGCATGA
- a CDS encoding FAD-dependent monooxygenase, with amino-acid sequence MKVACVGGGPAGLYLSILLKRQDPSHDVTVHERNPEGSTYGWGVTYWQGLLDRLRVCDPESARAIEAESVRWNEGVAHVRDLATRQPGDEGHGIGRHKLLEILAARARALGVRLEYESGITGENLPDADLVVAGDGVHSALRTHHADDFGAELTPGRNSYIWLGTTKVFDSFTFAFVETEHGWIWCYGYPFSSEQSTCVIECAPETLAGLGLDRASEGDGLARLEKLFAHILDGRPLIGRAAADGSTQWLTFRTLTNRSWYRGNLVLLGDAAHTTHYSIGAGTTLALEDAIALADALRESADLPGALARYEQERKSALLSLQSAARYSAQWYENLTRYIHLPPEQMFALLGQRHSPLLPYVPPQLYYRLDRAAGQLGALRRLKRWLGPKLARGAHARALTSRK; translated from the coding sequence GTGAAGGTCGCCTGTGTCGGCGGCGGGCCCGCCGGCCTGTATCTCTCGATCCTGCTCAAGCGACAGGATCCGTCCCACGACGTCACCGTCCACGAGCGCAACCCGGAGGGCTCCACCTACGGCTGGGGTGTCACGTACTGGCAGGGACTCCTCGACCGACTCCGCGTCTGCGACCCCGAGTCGGCGCGCGCGATCGAGGCGGAGTCCGTCCGCTGGAACGAGGGCGTCGCCCACGTACGGGACCTGGCGACCCGTCAGCCGGGCGACGAGGGGCACGGCATCGGCCGGCACAAGCTGCTGGAGATCCTCGCCGCCCGGGCCCGCGCACTCGGCGTGCGGCTGGAGTACGAGAGCGGGATCACCGGCGAGAACCTGCCGGACGCCGATCTCGTCGTGGCCGGCGACGGTGTCCACAGTGCCCTGCGCACGCACCACGCCGACGACTTCGGCGCCGAGCTCACCCCGGGGCGCAACTCCTACATCTGGCTCGGCACCACCAAGGTGTTCGACTCCTTCACCTTCGCGTTCGTGGAGACCGAGCACGGCTGGATCTGGTGCTACGGCTACCCCTTCAGCTCCGAGCAGAGCACCTGCGTCATCGAGTGCGCCCCCGAGACCCTGGCCGGCCTCGGCCTCGACCGGGCGAGCGAGGGCGACGGACTGGCCCGGCTCGAGAAGCTCTTCGCGCACATCCTCGACGGCCGGCCCCTGATCGGCCGCGCCGCCGCCGACGGCAGCACCCAGTGGCTGACCTTCCGCACCCTCACCAACCGCAGCTGGTACCGCGGCAACCTCGTCCTCCTCGGCGACGCCGCCCACACCACCCACTACTCGATCGGCGCCGGCACCACCCTCGCCCTGGAGGACGCCATCGCCCTCGCCGACGCCCTGCGCGAGAGCGCCGACCTGCCGGGGGCCCTCGCCCGCTACGAACAGGAACGCAAGTCCGCCCTGCTGTCGCTACAGAGCGCCGCCCGCTACAGCGCCCAGTGGTACGAGAACCTCACCCGCTACATCCACCTCCCCCCGGAGCAGATGTTCGCCCTGCTCGGCCAGCGTCACTCACCACTGCTGCCCTACGTCCCGCCCCAGCTGTACTACCGGCTCGACAGGGCCGCCGGGCAGCTGGGGGCCCTGCGCCGGTTGAAGCGCTGGCTGGGGCCGAAGCTGGCGCGCGGCGCCCACGCCAGGGCGCTGACCTCGCGAAAGTAG
- the melC1 gene encoding apotyrosinase chaperone MelC1, whose amino-acid sequence MPELSRRRALTAAAAVTGAALVAVPAARADDHHHDSHGSPESFDEVYKGRRIQGRPTGGGGHHHGGGYGVYVDGAELHVMRNADGTWISVVSHYDPVPTPRAAARAAVDELQGARLVPFPAG is encoded by the coding sequence ATGCCGGAACTCAGCCGTCGTCGCGCACTCACCGCGGCGGCCGCCGTCACCGGTGCCGCGCTGGTCGCCGTCCCCGCCGCCCGGGCGGACGACCATCACCACGACTCACACGGCTCCCCCGAGTCATTCGACGAGGTCTACAAGGGCCGCCGAATACAGGGCCGGCCCACCGGCGGCGGCGGCCATCACCACGGCGGCGGCTACGGCGTGTACGTCGACGGGGCCGAGCTGCACGTGATGCGCAACGCCGACGGGACCTGGATCAGCGTGGTCAGCCACTACGACCCGGTGCCCACCCCGCGGGCCGCCGCCCGTGCCGCGGTCGACGAGCTCCAGGGCGCGCGACTCGTACCGTTCCCCGCCGGCTGA
- the melC2 gene encoding tyrosinase MelC2 yields the protein MTVRKNQASLSSDEKRRFVAAVLELKRSGRYDAFVTTHNGFILGDTDNGERTGHRSPSFLPWHRRFLLEFERALQSVDASVALPYWDWSTDRSPRSSLWAPDFLGGSGRSRDGQVMDGPFAASAGNWAVNVRVDGRTYLRRALGTGVRELPTRAEVESVLSMATYDMAPWNSGSEGFRNHLEGWRGVNLHNRVHVWVGGQMATGVSPNDPVFWLHHAYIDKLWAQWQRRHPGSAYLPGGGTPDVVDLHETMKPWNDTTPADLLDHTAHYTFDTD from the coding sequence ATGACCGTCCGCAAGAACCAGGCGTCCCTGTCCTCCGACGAGAAGCGGCGGTTCGTCGCCGCCGTCCTCGAACTCAAGCGCAGCGGCCGCTACGACGCCTTCGTCACCACGCACAACGGGTTCATCCTGGGTGACACCGACAACGGCGAGCGCACCGGCCACCGTTCGCCCTCCTTCCTGCCGTGGCACCGCAGATTCCTGCTGGAGTTCGAGCGGGCGCTCCAGTCGGTGGACGCCTCGGTGGCGCTGCCGTACTGGGACTGGTCCACCGACCGTTCACCGCGTTCCTCGCTGTGGGCGCCGGACTTCCTCGGCGGCAGCGGGCGCAGCCGGGACGGCCAGGTGATGGACGGGCCGTTCGCCGCCTCGGCGGGCAACTGGGCCGTCAACGTCCGTGTGGACGGCCGCACCTACCTCCGGCGCGCGTTGGGCACGGGCGTCCGTGAGCTGCCGACCCGGGCCGAGGTCGAGTCGGTGCTGTCGATGGCGACGTACGACATGGCCCCCTGGAACAGCGGCTCCGAAGGCTTTCGCAATCATCTGGAGGGCTGGCGCGGGGTCAATCTGCACAACCGGGTCCATGTGTGGGTCGGCGGGCAGATGGCGACCGGGGTCTCCCCCAACGACCCGGTGTTCTGGCTGCACCACGCCTACATCGACAAGCTGTGGGCCCAGTGGCAGCGCCGGCATCCCGGGTCCGCGTACCTCCCGGGCGGCGGGACGCCGGACGTCGTCGACCTCCACGAGACGATGAAGCCCTGGAACGACACCACCCCGGCGGACCTTCTCGATCACACCGCCCACTACACCTTCGACACCGACTGA
- a CDS encoding SRPBCC family protein, with amino-acid sequence MSQVEESIEVGVPVHTAYDQWTQFETFPAFMSGVDRIEQRTDTLTHWVTSVNGVRREFDAEITEQIPDERVAWTTVSGEARQAGVVTFHRLDDSHTKVMLQMEFQPEGVTETVGDKLGFVKRQTKGDLERFKEFIEERGVETGGWRGVVL; translated from the coding sequence GTGTCGCAGGTCGAGGAATCCATCGAGGTCGGCGTGCCCGTGCACACGGCCTACGACCAGTGGACGCAGTTCGAGACGTTCCCCGCGTTCATGAGCGGGGTGGACCGCATCGAGCAGCGAACGGACACGCTCACGCACTGGGTGACCAGTGTGAACGGCGTGCGCCGGGAGTTCGACGCGGAGATCACCGAGCAGATCCCGGACGAACGGGTCGCCTGGACCACGGTCTCCGGCGAGGCCCGGCAGGCCGGCGTGGTGACCTTCCACCGGCTCGACGACAGCCACACCAAGGTGATGCTCCAGATGGAGTTCCAGCCGGAGGGCGTCACCGAGACCGTCGGCGACAAGCTGGGCTTCGTGAAGCGGCAGACCAAGGGTGACCTGGAGCGCTTCAAGGAGTTCATCGAGGAGCGCGGCGTGGAGACCGGAGGCTGGCGCGGCGTGGTGCTGTGA
- a CDS encoding ribonuclease H family protein: MIGRMRERVVAACDGASKGNPGPAGWAWVVADDTETPARWEAGPLGKATNNIAELTALERLLASTDPAVPLEVRMDSQYAMKAVTTWLPGWKRNGWKTSAGKPVANQELVVRIDELLDGRSVDFRYVPAHQVDGDPLNDFADRAASQAAIVQQPAGSEQGSPEPPASPDTPKAKSAKSGRPAGGKSPRRGGGSASRTLKAKFPGRCVCGRPYAAGEQIAKNAQGWGHPECRTADADAG; this comes from the coding sequence ATGATCGGGCGCATGCGTGAACGAGTGGTGGCCGCGTGCGACGGGGCTTCGAAGGGAAATCCGGGACCGGCCGGCTGGGCATGGGTGGTCGCGGACGACACGGAGACACCGGCCCGCTGGGAGGCGGGACCGCTCGGCAAGGCGACCAACAACATCGCCGAACTCACCGCGCTGGAACGCCTGTTGGCCTCGACCGACCCGGCGGTGCCGCTCGAGGTCCGGATGGACTCGCAGTACGCCATGAAGGCCGTCACCACCTGGCTGCCGGGCTGGAAGCGCAACGGCTGGAAGACGTCCGCGGGGAAGCCGGTGGCCAACCAGGAGCTGGTCGTCCGTATCGACGAACTGCTCGACGGCCGCTCGGTCGACTTCCGCTATGTACCCGCCCACCAGGTCGACGGCGACCCGCTCAACGACTTCGCCGACCGCGCCGCCAGCCAGGCGGCCATCGTCCAGCAGCCGGCCGGCAGCGAGCAGGGCTCCCCGGAGCCGCCGGCCTCCCCGGACACCCCGAAGGCGAAGTCCGCGAAAAGCGGCCGCCCCGCCGGGGGCAAGTCCCCCCGGCGGGGCGGTGGTTCGGCGTCCCGCACGCTCAAGGCCAAGTTCCCCGGCCGCTGTGTGTGCGGCCGCCCGTACGCGGCCGGCGAGCAGATCGCCAAGAACGCGCAGGGCTGGGGGCACCCGGAGTGCCGTACGGCGGACGCCGACGCGGGCTGA
- a CDS encoding VOC family protein — MVVRPEGTPCWADAMFSDVEGAKTFYGEVLGWTFGDASSEYGNYTQAYANGKAVAAVVPPMPGQEGQSQWCLYFASPDAAVTAGKIRENGGEVLMEPMRVGDFGTMCLGREPGGAVFGVWQAGVHEGFEAPPEQPGAYCWAEFFTREPEKTDAFLPAVFPYTAKQLQDDAVDFRLFEIDGDMVLGRMKMTEEFPPEMPSYVNVYFTVDNCDDAVARATKLGGVLRFGPMDTPFGRFAAISDPQGASFSVIDVTTTAGDMPQTTDVS, encoded by the coding sequence ATGGTCGTACGACCTGAGGGAACCCCTTGTTGGGCCGACGCGATGTTCAGCGACGTGGAGGGCGCCAAGACCTTCTACGGCGAGGTCCTCGGCTGGACCTTCGGCGACGCGTCGTCGGAGTACGGCAACTACACACAGGCCTACGCGAACGGCAAGGCGGTCGCCGCCGTCGTCCCGCCGATGCCCGGCCAGGAAGGCCAGTCGCAGTGGTGCCTGTACTTCGCTTCCCCGGACGCCGCGGTGACCGCCGGCAAGATCCGTGAGAACGGCGGTGAGGTGCTGATGGAGCCGATGCGGGTCGGTGACTTCGGCACGATGTGCCTGGGCCGCGAGCCCGGCGGCGCCGTGTTCGGCGTCTGGCAGGCGGGCGTCCACGAGGGCTTCGAGGCGCCGCCCGAGCAGCCCGGCGCGTACTGCTGGGCCGAATTCTTCACCCGCGAACCGGAGAAGACGGACGCGTTCCTCCCGGCCGTGTTCCCGTACACGGCGAAGCAGCTCCAGGACGACGCGGTCGACTTCCGGCTGTTCGAGATCGACGGCGACATGGTCCTCGGCCGTATGAAGATGACGGAGGAGTTCCCGCCCGAGATGCCGTCGTACGTCAACGTGTACTTCACGGTCGACAACTGCGACGACGCCGTGGCCAGGGCCACCAAGCTCGGCGGCGTTCTGCGATTCGGCCCGATGGACACCCCGTTCGGACGGTTCGCGGCGATCAGCGACCCGCAGGGCGCGAGTTTCTCCGTGATCGACGTCACCACCACCGCGGGCGACATGCCGCAGACCACGGACGTGTCCTAG